The Vespula pensylvanica isolate Volc-1 chromosome 5, ASM1446617v1, whole genome shotgun sequence genome includes a window with the following:
- the LOC122629566 gene encoding myotubularin-related protein 3 isoform X2, whose amino-acid sequence MESSEEPTSLQSICHLHASELFPKHPHFECEDQTLTIPFTLLSGESVVALGRISDGVLALSNYRLYLQQSKACYNIPLGLIEQLEVKEIFFLHIGCKDARSLSCAFSTNEHCLEWFKRLHKVTYPRKSIEDIFAFAYYAWSIEEGKDYPRLGKDNSSYISTFNSEVERLKFNLHGTWRISQINKDYRMCPSYPPQLLVPACISDETLETVAKFRSSRRIPAVVWRHVNNGTVIARSSQPEVGWLGWRSSEDEDLLKALSDACSYDKGESTMVDSPINYSDVGDDAITPSVTKKVLIVDARSYTTAVANRARGGGCECPEYYPSCDIQFMNLANIHSIRKSFHAVRQLCASDADQPNWLSLLEGTRWLQHMSGLLRAAVTVASAIERDGRPVLVHCSDGWDRTPQIVALAQILLDPYYRTMEGFQILCEREWLDFGHKFADRCGQTVGCEDPNERCPVFLQWLDCVHQLIQQFQCSFQMSPAYLVKLAQHTYSQLFGTFLCNTRQERLQLRIQERTFSVWRFLNSSLFVNHLYSPLKNQVLWPSCNVRDLVLWSEVYLGSMESSLGIRDDKQRVTMIDIEGGESEEPQGQMTKTRSYGDLIHAPDHVAYLHRRLSDPSISVEKKFDSLNLEVEAEKIVNNVDDSKFEAVEADPSETDIKTKQYTTVQASSESPANPSVDSSTDTLIPNNDSLVSVVNGEKEILQTNVGQDSISPWIETGTTGRGTCSCNRNHNEGSDVSDTSAPLISRTPSSICPASPTHQDVILDNPDRLDDVDGLPVIHCDVQLRVQQIIVEHKLKEEALRKELHTTRLALIKQVCNHNADTDRIDDIGSLPDSVGSAGEHGESLPSDMSWEAVEDLVPAPTLWVPDHAVNRCMGCNTEFWLGRRKHHCRCCGKIFCADCSENSTPLPSEQLYNPVRVCKDCFSRLHHHTSPCQCSARHQNKVDHETDLSSNSETLVTYQRAKPISMTKDTCCDNLLQAAHQKSQPSITAGISIR is encoded by the exons ATGGAGAGTTCCGAAGAGCCGACCAGTTTGCAATCGATTTGTCATCTGCATGCATCCGAGTTATTTCCAAAACATCCACATTTCGAATGCGAAGATCAGACATTGACAATCCCATTTACGCTTTTAAGCGGAGAATCAGTAGTAGCATTGGGACGTATATCGGATGGCGTTTTGGCCCTTTCTAATTATAGACTTTACTTACAACAGAGTAAAGCCTGTTACAATATACCGTTAGGCCTTATTGAACAattagaagtaaaagaaattttctttttgcatattGGGTGCAAAGATGCTCGATCATTGAG CTGTGCATTTTCCACTAACGAGCATTGTTTGGAATGGTTCAAACGATTACATAAAGTAACTTATCCACGTAAAAGTATTGAGGACATATTTGCTTTTGCGTATTACGCATGGTCTATAGAAGAGGGTAAAGACTATCCTAGGCTTGGAAAAGATAACAGTTCttatatttctacttttaatTCAGAg GTGGaacgattgaaatttaatcTTCATGGTACATGGCGCATAAGTCAGATAAATAAGGATTATAGAATGTGTCCATCTTATCCGCCACAACTCTTGGTTCCTGCTTGCATTTCCGACGAAACTCTGGAGACTGTTGCTAAATTCAGAAGTTCCAGACGAATTCCTGCAGTAGTATGGag acaTGTGAACAATGGAACGGTAATAGCTCGTAGCAGTCAACCAGAAGTTGGTTGGTTGGGTTGGAGAAGTTCTGAAGATGAGGATCTTTTAAAAGCTTTGTCTGATGCATGTTCCTATGATAAAGGGGAATCCACAATGGTTGACTCACCTATTAACTATTCTGACGTCGGAGACGATGCGATTACTCCAAGTGTTacgaaa AAAGTTCTAATCGTGGATGCTAGATCTTATACAACTGCTGTTGCAAATAGAGCACGAGGCGGCGGTTGCGAATGTCCTGAATATTATCCAAGTTGTGATATTCAGTTTATGAATCTGGCAAACATACATTCtataagaaaaagttttcatGCTGTTAGACAATTGTGTGCATCTGATGCTGATCAACCAAA TTGGTTGAGTTTGTTGGAAGGTACTAGATGGTTACAACATATGTCAGGTTTATTGCGCGCTGCAGTTACAGTTGCATCAGCTATCGAACGAGATGGACGACCAGTATTAGTGCATTGTAGTGATGGTTGGGATAGGACACCTCAGATTGTTGCCTTAGCACAGATATTATTAGATCCCTATTACCGCACTATGGAG ggatttcaaatattatgtGAGAGAGAATGGTTAGACTTTGGACATAAATTTGCTGATCGCTGTGGACAAACAGTCGGTTGCGAAGATCCAAACGAACGTTGCCCAGTATTTTTACAATGGCTTGATTGTGTACATCAGTTAATTCAACAGTTTCAGTGTAGTTTTCAAATGTCTCCTGCATATCTT GTAAAATTAGCACAGCATACATATTCACAACTCTTTGGTACATTTTTATGTAACACAAGACAGGAGAGATTACAGTTAAGAATACAAGAACGTACTTTTTCAGTATGGCGATTTCTTAACTCTTCTTTGTTTGTTAATCATTTGTATTCACCTTTAAAAAATCAA gTATTATGGCCAAGTTGTAACGTACGAGATCTTGTTCTGTGGTCGGAAGTATATTTAGGTTCTATGGAATCCTCACTTGGTATTAGGGACGATAAGCAAAGAGTTACGATGATAGATATAGAAGGAGGTGAAAGTGAAGAACCACAAGGACAAATGACTAAAACACGTTCTTACGGGGATCTTATACACGCCCCCGATCATGTAGCCTACCTTCATCGCAGACTTAGCGATCCAAGTATTTCCgtggaaaa aaaatttgATTCCTTAAATTTGGAAGTTGAGGCtgaaaaaatagtaaataacGTAGATGATAGCAAATTTGAAGCTGTAGAAGCAGATCCATCAGAGACTGACATTAAGACCAAACAGTATACTACAGTGCAAGCATCGAGCGAGTCACCTGCTAATCCATCGGTGGATAGTTCTACAGATACATTAATACCGAACAATGATTCGCTTGTTAGCGTTGTAAacggggaaaaagaaat ATTGCAAACAAATGTAGGACAAGATAGTATCTCACCATGGATTGAAACTGGCACAACGGGACGTGGTACTTGTTCCTGTAATCGTAATCACAATGAGGGTAGCGATGTCAGTGATACCAGTGCTCCATTGATATCAAGAACACCGAGTAGCATATGTCCAGCTTCTCCAACCCACCAGGATGTTATATTAGATAATCCTGATAGGCTGGATGACGTCGATGGTCTTCCTGTTATTCATTGTGATGTTCAGTTACGAGTACAACAGATTATCGTCGAGCACAAG CTAAAGGAAGAAGCATTACGAAAGGAATTACATACAACAAGGCTAGCATTAATTAAACAAGTGTGCAACCACAATGCAGATACCGATCGTATTGATGATATT GGTTCACTGCCTGATTCGGTGGGCAGTGCTGGAGAACACGGAGAATCCTTACCATCGGATATGTCATGGGAGGCCGTCGAAGACTTGGTACCAGCTCCAACTCTTTGGGTTCCAGATCATGCAGTAAATCGTTGCATGGGTTGCAACACAGAATTTTGGCTTGGTAGACGTAAACATCATTGCAG ATGCTGCGGCAAGATATTCTGTGCGGATTGTTCAGAAAACTCTACGCCGTTACCCAGTGAACAACTTTATAATCCTGTAAGAGTTTGCAAAGATTGCTTCTCTCGACTTCATCATCATACAAGTCCTTGCCAGTGCAGTGCTCGACATCAGAATAAAGTAGATCACGAAACGGATCTATCATCTAATTCAGAAACATTGGTGACTTACCAAAGGGCAAAGCCTATCTCGATGACGAAGGATACTTGCTGCGACAACTTATTGCAGGCTGCTCATCAGAAATCACAACCGTCCATTACAGCAG GTATATCGATACGATAG